A region from the Panicum hallii strain FIL2 chromosome 1, PHallii_v3.1, whole genome shotgun sequence genome encodes:
- the LOC112896853 gene encoding spidroin-1-like produces the protein MGEQRRADAGHAGGRLAARLRLQAGGAEAELERGRRRGAELSERWRAAPGELEQARGAGGPRSRAPAAGWSARGSAVHGGSAGAGSRGAGVGAKAGGARAQRAGGVRQRGARPEAVCGRKQRRATAAWRHTGDTRAGVEPRAWRRWNGWRRRTWWRGRRGAEAHAARACAGVARQGRSKRGSGSKKRRSSCVNVQSDGVQRMAVSPLSELKPRPVGVQESRAQCGRSYSVAATDKSARE, from the coding sequence ATGGGCGAGCAGAGGCGCGCGGATGCGGGGCACGCGGGCGGCAGgctggcggcgcggctgcggctccaggcgggcggCGCTGAAGCGGAGCTGGAGCGTGGGCGCAGGCGCGGCGCCGAGCTGAGCGAGCGGTGGCGGGCGGCCCCGGGCGAGCTGGAGcaagcgcgcggcgcgggcgggcctAGGAGcagagcgccggcggcgggctggaGCGCGCGAGGAAGTGCAGTGCAcggcggctcggccggcgcaGGATCGCGAGGCGCGGGAGTGGGCGCGAAGGCTGGTGGCGCGCGTGCCCAgcgagctggcggcgtgcggcagcgCGGCGCAAGACCGGAGGCAGTGTGCGGGCGCAAGCAGAGGCGAGcgacggcggcgtggcggcACACGGGTGACACAAGAGCTGGAGTGGAGCCCAGGGCCTGGCGGCGCTGGAATGGGTGGCGCAGGCGCACGTGGTGGCGTGGCAGGCGTGGAGCTGAGGCGCACGCGGCTCGGGCATGTGCAGGTGTGGCACGGCAAGGCCGGAGTAAACGCGGGTCCGGCAGCAAGAAGAGGAGAAGCAGCTGCGTGAACGTGCAGAgcgacggcgtgcagcgcatggcggtgtCCCCGCTGAGCGAGCTCAAGCCGCGACCGGTTGGTGTGCAGGAAAGTCGCGCGCAGTGCGGGAGGAGCTACAGTGTGGCGGCTACAGACAAATCCGCACGGGAGTAG